Genomic DNA from Alosa alosa isolate M-15738 ecotype Scorff River chromosome 6, AALO_Geno_1.1, whole genome shotgun sequence:
cacacacaaacacacacacatacagtataaacacacccacacataaacacacacacacacaccattacccccactcacacactcacaagcgaaagcacacacacacacagaggcacacatatacacaaacgcacacatgcacacactcatttacatacacaaaagttgcaagagtaggggatgaaGTAGGAGACGGTGACAAATTGACAATGgtttatttttgtggagagaatgtgcaggactgagcggcggtcatattttgcactgctttgcagtacatctagttcttgAATGGTCATTCAGTTAATGGTGGCGGCCTGCTCTAGGCAGATTTACACATTTGCCATATTCCTGACATTCCtgaaaggaattatccggagtaaaatgcactttagatcaatttacggatgattgggagtacatacgttgagttgacatcaaaatcatgtcattcggatgtgttttgagaaagttcgattttaccgtttttagtcaaaactcgttagcctggaagtgaccagggcatgtcatttcgccgctacaaaacgctatttttatacctcttctacagttccaaacaacattacacttacgtggtagtgagtagagggtccctaaagtcaaaaccgaagtatcccgaggtctttatgtggtcggatagagtccACAATGAATTTcttcaagccagtacctttccggaaatgttgctgctgcagctggcatctttagtGGAAAGTCCgtatgccctggtcacttccgtTGTCATgtgattttttgtagcacgttTCTGAATTGTAAATGTTTTCTGAATTTGCAGCGCGTTCTCTAAATGATGtgcatgcagtgtttcccacagaattggattcaatttgtggtggtagctgacttggacaacgtGGGGGGTTAcaattgcaattgtaacacagtttaaaggctgctgatgtgtggatgcaattcataacgttttctaaatagttaaaataaaggttcatacttctccttgggacaagcacttttgaattttggaaaacacttttccacttctatttacatcgggattttgcaaacattcagagtcaataaaatgagcccttcaacgaattgacaagcagctgtaataAGGcaaagcatgctaaattcgacatccaaacagtagcctattctaacgttagctttgagatactgcttgattgcataacttaacttagtttagtctcttcaatgtagcctatgttgtgataaaatcttagcagagttaacttcaatgcagcagttttgaacaaatttgcgcagcatggtcacgatgctaagcggatttaaaagaaatttagccagacgtcttctatgcaatgcttctatgtggcaacaacaatccttcaacaatcgtgaatattttgttaaatgcacatgcagagggggggggcagctggctctgagagagagcggggcggggcaaggaaaggctgcgtgcgtaaaaagcgcagctcaatggcaatgcaaggatttgatcttgtatgtaatttaatttaaattaaattaaattacatgaaattaaacataaaaaatgtatatgtggcggccgatttttattgtgtagcgccccgccacagattagtcaatgtatgggaagcACTGGCATGTGATATCAAATGAAGATGAAAATGTTTATTAGTGATGAAATGATGAAAAGTTGTGATGAAAAGTTGttagtgttttgtctatttgcacGTTTTGTAGATTTGCATCTGTTGTCATAAATTGCACGTCGTTTGCACCTGTCGGCCACCGTACCATCCCCTCACTTATGCTTTCAATAACCTTTTCTTTGAGTTGTTTGTAGTGCTCTTATGTCTTCGTGGTGGAATTATAGCCAGGAATACTGATTGACCAGTGACTGGACCTTCCAGATGCAATCTCCATTTCACTAATTGTGAGACTATTAGCACCAATTGGCTGTACCGCTCTTAATTTAGGTCAGTGACTTTAAGgggggtgaatatttatgcaatctCTTATTATGCATTATATATTTGTAATTGTAGAAGCACAACATCCATGAATGATGGTTCTAACTGTTAAGATTGCGATAGAAGTTAGGCAATGgccatttctagaaaagtttATGCTCTACGGTGAAGGGAATAGCACAGCGCtgtatgagttttttttttttttttagcaatttCTCACATGAAATAGCCTTCATTTCTTAGAACAAGACATGTCTTAGATGGACATGTTTTAGAAGTGAATTCTTTGTTTTGCCCATTTTGAGCCTTTAATCAAACACGCAATAAATAGCTGATTCTATACAGACAAACGAGAAGGAAGGGGTTTCCTGATAATCAGTTAGGATgttaaaatgaaaaaagaaaacattatgTGCCAGCAGCACAGGATATATGGTTGCTGATAGGCATCTGCTTATGTAGATATTGCAGataaacattaacattaatatATTTGAAACTTGCAAATAATATGTGATGGGATCTGGCAAAACCATCACATGGTGAAATCAAAAATCCTAGATTTCTGCTCCGTTTCAACCTCtgtggtgaaatttcaccaacttAAGATTCTAATACCATCCTAGCAGCATCCTATATACCGTCCCCTAGCAACATCCTGAATACCATCCTCGCAAAATccttggtgaaatttcaccatgtGATGGGTTTTACCAGATCCCATCACATATGTTGACAGTCACTCATTCcaatgtttataaatacatcTATAAGTAAACATAcatcacatttttatttgattttatttttgaagAGATTGTATTCATTCACTTGGGTGATAACAGcattattacattttttaaaataaggactacaaataaatacaaatccACTGGACAATGCAATCATGTCACACAAGGCACTCAAAAAATCACGATCATAAAATTGAGAACTCTTTAATCAAATATCTCTGCACTGAATATTCCATTAAATATAAGAATACAACTGCTTCCATTAGATATTAGCACAGTAGAATTATACGTAGATATCACCAGAAGGACAGCGCTGTCCAACAGGTGGGAATGGCAGAATCTAGactgaggagggagagacaaaTCGGATCCTTTGTGAGTAGACAAGGTCGGTGAAGTAGAGGATCATGTTGACTTGGGTGAACACTGCCACAACCAACTTGCTGTCCCAAGGACAGTGTTCACGTGGACAGTTGTACGGCCTTTCTGGCGTCCCATACTTCCTGTCGAAGCTGAACACTGGCCAGATCACAGCAGCACTGAGGTAAAGCAGCATCGCCATGAACGTGTAGATCACCACAAAGCGGTCAAAGGGGATGCGCAGTGCCGCCGTGCGACCCGACACGGTCAGTGTCACCACGATGACGGTCAGCGAGAAGCACAGGCTGTAGACCACCACGCAGTACTGCGTAGGGATGTGCTTGTTGTAGTCGGTGTCGTTGGCCAGCGCTCCGAAGATGATGCAGGCGATGAAGGCCTGCACCACCTTCAGCAGGCCACTCAGCGTGGCCATGTAGCCCACCACGTGGCCCGGCTTGGCCCGCGTGAGGAAGACCTCGGCGCCGTAGGCGAAGCTGCAGACACTGGAGCAGACGGTGACGGAGATGCGGTAGGCGCGCGTCTCGCAGCCCTCCGACGGACACTCGCTGGACAGGAAGTAGACGGGGTAGACCACGGAGGCGGTGATGTACATGAGTGTGGCCAGCATGGCGAAGGACACTGTGAAGTTGTCCCAGGAGATGGGCACGCAGCCGTGCAGCCGCGTCACGTCCATCATGAAGACCACCAGCGTGACGGCGAAGCAGAAgcaccacacaaacatgcagtagATTCCATAGTCGGCGCTGTAGCCGGCGCTGTGAGACACCAAAGCCATAGTGGTGCAGCCCAGTAGCAGCTGGCACATTCGGGCGATGCCCAGGCCAGAGAGCACCGCGGCCTTGTTCAGGTAGTGCCCACCGTGTGGATCCATGGTCAGGCTGATATATGTGTTCTTATAGGTGTTACTTTTCGGACTGGTCTTTGGAAATTAAGTACAGTTTATGTTCTGTTTGTATGTAAAAAAGTACAATCAGTGCACTGGAGGTtgttttgagtgagtgagtatggtGTGTTatatgttgtttgtgttttctaaAGAAGTTGTAAGTTTGCAGTGTATGTAAGGGGGTATTAGCAACTTTGAAAAGCGATTTtgtggtacgtgtgtgtgtgtgtgtgtgtgtgtgtatgttcccaCAGTGACGGTGTGTGTAGGGGACGTCCCAGCCCCTCTGACCTCGCCCTGTGCCAGCCGCTTTTTATAGCTGCTTTAATTACTAATCTCCCATGCTGCTTTGTAATTACAGCAGTGTGTCACAGCTCGGATTACAGTCTCTTGGTACCCAGCACAACAGCAGCACAAACTCTTCTGTACAAAGTTTATGTCAATATTGCCACATAActgtcacaaaaaacaatgcgAACAATCAAGTAATTACCTTTCCCAATTGTTCTGGCTTAGATGTCACTTTGGCACACAGACTAATTTACACGTTATTGAtagattttgttgttgttggaagaCAAGTTACCCTTAGATTCCCTTGAATGTCCCTTTCAAAATCCCTTGGTGTTGTTGTAGGTGCACGATTTCAGCTCTGGAAACTAGAGAACCTTCTAGATGGTTCCTTTACGTTGAAATTGCTTCATGCGTATCCGTCTTCAAGTCAGTGTCGAGTCAGACACTCCTGTGGCGTGTCCATACTCCATACTCcaggggagaggaaagaaaggggTCTCCTCAGTGATGAAAGGTAGGCAGAGGTCCTCCTCGTCTGTTGGTGTCTCTCCTTTCGTTTTTCCACAAAATTTGGACTCTTTTTCTGGATTGTAATTCCTTGTTCTTGcttgatgtagcctatgcaactcGGAACAGACTGTATTCTCAGACActgtcatgtacatgcaagctgtatctctctctcttctgaagCTGAggagaggcatgtgtgtgtgtgtgagtgtgtatgtgtgtgtgtatgtgtcgacCTCAGAGCCAGGGACCACGCCAGCGCTAAAAATAACGGTCTATATTCCACAGTGGAATGGGGTGTGTGCCCACATGTTCACTGCAGACTgcagtgtatgtgcatgtgtgtgtgtgtagtcaggtTACCattggaggggaggggaagtggCTGCAGAAGTGAGTTCTTCTCACAGGGGGCCCTGAATAATGACATGGCAGGATCCACAGGCCTAcattttacacagacacacacacacacacacacacacatacacacacaagtttatacacacacatcctgcttgACATTAAATTACAAAAGAAGACCGGGTGAGTAATTGTACATGGGGAACTTCAGGATTATACGGAAGCTATCCagatatgtgtgagagagaggctgcCCTAACACTCTTCCAGAAACTTCCACAGGTCCTCTGAGTCCAGCTGCTTGGtcgttttttttgttaaaaaatattttgtcagGGTAAATTTTGTAATCCTCCCTACCTGATTTAG
This window encodes:
- the LOC125296451 gene encoding myeloid-associated differentiation marker-like protein 2, translating into MDPHGGHYLNKAAVLSGLGIARMCQLLLGCTTMALVSHSAGYSADYGIYCMFVWCFCFAVTLVVFMMDVTRLHGCVPISWDNFTVSFAMLATLMYITASVVYPVYFLSSECPSEGCETRAYRISVTVCSSVCSFAYGAEVFLTRAKPGHVVGYMATLSGLLKVVQAFIACIIFGALANDTDYNKHIPTQYCVVVYSLCFSLTVIVVTLTVSGRTAALRIPFDRFVVIYTFMAMLLYLSAAVIWPVFSFDRKYGTPERPYNCPREHCPWDSKLVVAVFTQVNMILYFTDLVYSQRIRFVSPSSV